The Theileria orientalis strain Shintoku DNA, chromosome 2, complete genome genome has a window encoding:
- a CDS encoding uncharacterized protein (transport protein particle (TRAPP) component, Bet3 family protein), with the protein MAEVSKKSHIILIHEIVKYHIRRSSPDLLLVSKTKPRGLSQSITHSSIINSLEEQGYFLGSRIVSRYESDSNVLFDRLTVGKGRIWDPNKCMIFICRELWIYLFGKQAKRLQSNSQGIYIVFSDELYWLENLQFSYKRLDDRSENPSFEDYKDFYLSFIAGVLRGALKSLGFACSVTGEYNIPCTPLTYLDYRFSLIIAFRQVHVPAGQLEPARGLFVAGRSS; encoded by the exons ATGGCGGAAGTTTCAAAAAAATCACACATCATACTGATTCACGAGATTGTAAAGTACCACATTCGCAGATCCAGCCCCGATTTACTTTTAGTTTCCAAAACTAAACCCAGAGGTCTATCGCAGTcaattacacattcttcCATTATCAACTCGTTGGAGGAGCAGGGTTACTTCCTGGGCTCCCGAATCGTTTCCAGGTACGAATCCGATTCCAATGTATTGTTTGACAGGCTGACCGTTGGGAAGGGCAGAATCTGGGACCCTAACAAGTGTATGATATTCATCTGCAGGGAGCTGTGGATCTACTTGTTCGGGAAGCAGGCCAAAAGGCTCCAATCAAACAGCCAA GGAATATACATTGTGTTTTCGGACGAGCTGTACTGGCTCGAGAACCTGCAGTTCAGCTACAAGAGGCTGGACGACCGGAGTGAGAACCCGTCCTTCGAAGACTACAAGGACTTCTACCTGTCCTTCATCGCGGGGGTGTTGCGGGGAGCGCTCAAGTCACTCGGGTTTGCGTGTTCGGTCACCGGAGAATATAACATACCATGTACGCCACTCACATATCTAGATTATCGATTTTCGCTCATCATTGCCTTTAGACAAGTTCACGTTCCGGCTGGTCAACTAGAGCCTGCACGAGGGCTCTTCGTTGCGGGTCGCTCATCTTAA
- a CDS encoding glutaminyl-tRNA synthetase — MAKSASPVNSLSTNMDKLSVSDSKDQTNFILQIVEEDIRSGKHKEVVTRFPPEPNGFLHIGHAKSICLNFELSKRFGGRTHLRFDDTNPLTEEVEYIESIKNDVRWLGYDWGEHLYYASDYFDQLYEWAIVLIKKGLAYVDDQSVEEIRATRGSLTEPGVESPYRNRSIEENLDLFEKMKDGHFPDGKCVLRAKIDMSSSNMNMRDPILYRIIRSAHPNTGDKWIIYPMYDFVHGQSDSIEGITHSICTTEFELHRPLYEWFQEMLDIPRTRQIEFARLNLSYCVMSKRLLLHLVNNNMVAGWDDPRMPTISGLRRRGCTPESIRNFCSKIGLAKRKNTIQIELLENCIRDSLNKCSKRFFAILDPLLVEIENLDDTFSEVVEVNADPDHKRKLTFCKHIYVDRKDFSETPSSDFYRLYPGNEVRLFYTYWIKCTKVVKNGDVVEKIICEYDPKTKGGKHEDSTRKVKATIHWMSKHDLCPATFRWYSRLFTKPDPKEGTKGELGWLENLNKESLKVYRGYVEKKATELKVGDPIQFERTGYFTKDPDSTESESVFNLTITLVDALIKNVGLIHNTVVLAGWLYVELLVLYVFHKHLYNGKKIDFKTFNKINLWRNVSQEYKIVVLVNSLNLLFLPDSKGERKEFMWLLFSHSKAALMYFVAFKLLGEDANLQWSMMNLLTFKLLSLVDTLNRFSNFVEQKIEFLEWLHHMLFMVLYPLITLSEMMLVTSSFKFLKRFDRYKLFPSPMPNRYNFYVNLHHLYRLLPGPMFIYSAIFYFTKCKHT, encoded by the exons atGGCTAAATCAGCAAGTCCAGTAAATTCACTATCCACAAACATGGATAAACTATCAGTGAGTGATTCTAAGGATCAAACGAACTTTATATTGCAAATAGTCGAGGAGGATATAAGGTCCGGAAAACATAAAGAGGTTGTAACCAGATTTCCGCCGGAACCGAACGGTTTCCTCCACATAGGTCACGCGAAAAGCATATGCTTGAACTTTGAATTGTCAAAAAGGTTTGGCGGAAGAACCCATTTACGCTTTGACGACACAAACCCATTAACAGAGGAGGTAGAATACATAGAATCTATTAAAAATGACGTGAGATGGTTAGGATACGATTGGGGTGAACACCTCTACTACGCATCAGATTATTTCGACCAACTGTACGAATGGGCAATCGTGCTGATAAAAAAAGGACTAGCATACGTAGATGATCAAAGCGTAGAGGAAATAAGAGCAACAAGAGGCTCACTCACGGAACCAGGAGTAGAGTCGCCGTACAGGAACCGCTCAATCGAAGAAAACCTGGACCTgtttgaaaaaatgaaagaCGGACACTTCCCAGACGGAAAATGTGTGCTTAGAGCAAAGATAGATATGTCTTCCTCGAACATGAACATGAGAGACCCGATCCTGTACAGAATAATACGCTCAGCACACCCGAACACAGGAGATAAGTGGATAATATACCCAATGTACGACTTCGTGCACGGACAGTCGGACAGCATAGAAGGAATCACACACTCAATATGCACGACGGAGTTTGAACTACACAGACCGCTCTACGAATGGTTCCAGGAGATGCTGGATATTCCGAGAACGAGACAGATCGAGTTTGCAAGGTTAAACCTGAGCTACTGCGTGATGAGTAAAAG GCTATTACTGCACCTGGTAAACAATAACATGGTTGCGGGCTGGGATGACCCGAGAATGCCAACAATATCAGGGTTGAGAAGGAGAGGGTGTACACCGGAGTCAATAAGAAACTTCTGCAGCAAGATAGGTCTCGCAAAGAGAAAAAACACAATACAAATAGAACTCTTGGAGAACTGCATAAG GGACTCACTGAACAAGTGCTCAAAGCGGTTCTTTGCAATTCTTGATCCGCTGTTGGTTGAAATAGAAAACCTCGATGACACGTTTTCAGAGGTGGTGGAAGTGAACGCGGACCCGGACCATAAGCGAAAG CTGACGTTCTGTAAACACATTTACGTGGACAGAAAGGATTTTTCGGAAACACCATCTAGTGACTTCTATAGGTTGTACCCAGGTAATGAAGTAAGATTGTTTTACACTTACTGGATTAAGTGTACGAAG GTTGTTAAAAACGGAGATGTTgtagaaaaaataatatgtgaGTACGATCCAAAAACAAAAGGTGGAAAGCATGAAGATTCAACAAGGAAGGTAAAAGCAACAATACATTGGATGAGTAAACACGATTTATGCCCAGCAACATTCAGATGGTACTCAAGATTATTCACGAAACCAGACCCGAAAGAAGGAACAAAAGGAGAACTGGGATGGTtggaaaatttaaacaaagaATCACTGAAGGTGTATAGGGGATACGTGGAAAAGAAAGCCACAGAACTAAAAGTGGGAGATCCAATACAATTCGAAAGAACAGGATATTTCACAAAGGATCCAGACAGCACAGAATCGGAAAGCGTGTTCAATCTGACGATAACACTCGTGGACGC GCTCATAAAAAACGTAGGCCTGATCCACAACACAGTGGTCCTGGCAGGATGGCTGTACGTGGAACTGCTGGTACTATACGTCTTCCACAAACACCTGTATAACggaaaaaaaatagatttCAAGACCttcaataaaattaacttgTGGCGAAACGTGTCACAAGAGTATAAGATAGTAGTACTGGTAAACTCACTCAATCTTCTGTTCCTCCCAG ATAGCAAAGGGGAGAGGAAGGAGTTCATGTGGCTGCTGTTCAGCCACTCGAAGGCGGCGCTGATGTACTTCGTGGCCTTCAAGCTGCTGGGAGAGGACGCGAACCTCCAGTGGAGCATGatgaacctgctgacgTTCAAGCTCCTCAGCCTCGTGGACACGCTCAACAGGTTTAGCAACTTCGTAGAGCAGAAGATTGAGTTTTTGGAATGGCTACACCACATGC TGTTCATGGTCCTCTATCCCCTCATAACACTATCGGAGATGATGCTGGTGACATCATCATTTAAGTTTCTGAAGCGGTTTGACAGATATAAGCTGTTTCCGTCCCCAATGCCTAATCGTTACAACTTCTACGTTAACCTGCATCACCTGTACAGGCTGTTGCCAGGACCCATGTTCATATACTCAGCAATTTTTTACTTCACCAAatgtaaacacacataa
- a CDS encoding helicase, translating to MHTVESSEKSENGNSGEQGNALEYIPFKKRRLSVNSGKFVNYGTAGSTGNCRSKNLVIHPVEKGEKDDKLFGEKREEEYKEGEEERVQGGGGGNPLARSAVGNSFSEQKSNAVERIEEQEKNIINDVAGFINFSLVPVKQRSQGVVYEKSIESIYTIPSCYRNIPESVLNVVRDVLFIDVSGSDVPPPIVKFDHMKLPSAIMRALNDKRILEPTNIQMQALPAALLGRDVIGISSTGRTSSGKTIVFVIPMVMQAWEMELRLPLKAFEGPFGLVVCPSRELASQITEVVKYFARHVHKHGGPSLECLCVIGGSDIWRQKDALRDGVHMVVATPGRLSDLVSKGTLNLAQCRYLCFDEADGLIDLGFDEEIGTVFNHMSAQRQTLLFSATMPKKLQEFARSSLVMPIVVNVGVSGSASKNVKQRVLRVPKEQKLKNVLQSLQSTPPPVLIFCENKADVDMVHEYLLLKGVDVAAIHGGLSQEERRSSVKRFRDGERDVLVGTDVASKGLDFSGVKHVINFDLPRDIENYVHRIGRTGRGDRTGFATTLLDGTEEEGALKNIKSILIESNQEIPEFLKGIHVGADTLRVSFEMSKACIGNWRTHRVCLLRSVGAQNRRMSKAQQREEQAADGPERLVRQFHKNFAENEFD from the exons ATGCATACTGTGGAATCATCAGAAAAATCTGAAAATGGAAATTCTGGTGAACAAGGCAATGCTTTAGAATACATACCCTTTAAAAAGAGGAGATTATCAGTAAACAGCGgcaaatttgtaaattatggGACTGCAGGCTCGACTGGCAACTGCCGGAGCAAAAACCTGGTTATCCATCCAGTTGAAAAAGGCGAAAAAGATGACAAACTCTTTGGTGAAAAacgtgaagaagaatataaagaaggagaagaggagcGAGtccaaggaggaggaggaggaaatcCCCTTGCGCGAAGCGCTGTAGGAAACTCATTTTCTGAACAAAAATCGAATGCAGTTGAGCGAATAGAAGAGCAAGAGAAAAACATCATCAATGAC GTTGCAGGCTTTATAAATTTCAGTTTGGTGCCCGTAAAGCAACGCTCGCAGGGAGTTGTCTATGAAAAGTCCATAGAATCCATTTACACTATCCCTTCTTGTTACAGAAATATTCCCGAGTCGGTTTTGAATGTTGTTAGGGACGTTTTGTTCATTGACGTGAGTGGCTCCGACGTCCCGCCTCCCATTGTGAAATTTGATCACATGAAACTGCCCAGTGCAATTATGAGGGCTCTGAACGACAAGAGAATACTTGAGCCGACGAATATACAGATGCAGGCGCTCCCTGCGGCGCTGCTTGGCCGCGATGTTATAGGCATCTCCTCCACAGGTAGGACGA GCAGTGGCAAGACGATCGTTTTCGTGATTCCCATGGTCATGCAGGCCTGGGAAATGGAACTGAGGCTGCCCCTCAAGGCCTTCGAGGGCCCCTTCGGACTTGTCGTGTGTCCGTCCCGAGAACTCGCCTCCCAGATCACGGAAGTCGTAAAATACTTCGCTCGGCATGTGCACAAGCACGGGGGACCATCGCTCGAGTGTCTGTGTGTGATCGGGGGCAGTGATATCTGGCGTCAAAAGGACGCTCTTAGGGACGGAGTGCACATGGTGGTCGCCACGCCGGGGAGGCTGAGTGACCTCGTGAGCAAGGGGACGCTCAACCTGGCGCAGTGCCGCTACCTGTGCTTTGACGAGGCCGACGGGCTCATCGACCTGGGCTTCGACGAGGAGATCGGGACCGTGTTCAACCACATGAGCGCCCAGCGCCAGACGCTCCTGTTCTCAGCCACCATGCCCAAGAAGCTGCAGGAGTTCGCCAGGTCATCGCTGGTGATGCCCATCGTGGTTAACGTGGGCGTGTCAGGCTCGGCCTCGAAGAACGTGAAGCAGCGAGTTCTGAGGGTCCcgaaggagcagaagctgaagaacgtCCTCCAGAGTCTGCAGAGCACGCCGCCGCCGGTGCTCATTTTCTGCGAAAACAAGGCCGACGTGGACATGGTCCACGAGTACCTGCTCCTGAAGGGCGTGGACGTGGCGGCGATACACGGGGGCCTGAGTCAGGAGGAGAGGCGCAGCTCAGTGAAGAGGTTCAGGGACGGTGAAAGGGACGTGCTGGTGGGGACGGACGTTGCCTCCAAGGGCCTGGACTTCTCGGGCGTCAAGCACGTCATCAACTTCGACCTCCCCCGCGACATAGAAAACTACGTGCACAGGATAGGGCGCACAGGGCGCGGGGACCGGACGGGCTTTGCGACCACCCTTCTGGACGGAACCGAGGAGGAAGGCGCGCTCAAGAACATCAAGTCGATTCTAATCGAGTCAAACCAGGAGATTCCGGAGTTTTTGAAGGGAATACACGTCGGCGCGGACACTCTGAGGGTGAGTTTTGAGATGAGTAAAGCCTGTATAGGAAATTGGAGGACTCATAGGGTGTGCCTTCTGCGGAGCGTTGGGGCACAGAATCGCAGAATGTCAAAGGCTCAGCAGCGAGAGGAGCAAGCAGCTGATGGGCCAGAGAGGTTGGTTCGCCAGTTTCACAAAAACTTTGCAGAAAACGAGTTCGACTGA
- a CDS encoding thymidylate kinase: MENQNTRRGKFIVFEGIDRSGKSTQIKLLSQKLVEENIKNQIITFPNKGTPIGRILGDYLKSRDENIPKQALHLLFSANRWEEMNNIKQVLESGTHVITDRYAYSGISYSVGAEGLNFDWCTIPDKGLIQPDVVFYMDIEPEQTTSRGDFGVEIYENIEHLRSVHQAFKKFTHLPYWNNIQAFGDQNV, from the exons atgGAGAATCAAAACACCAGAAGAggtaaatttattgtatttgaGGGTATAGATAG atcCGGCAAATCTACACAAATCAAGTTGTTATCGCAAAAACTTGTTGAAGAAAACATCAAAAAccaaataataacatttCCAA ATAAAGGAACTCCAATAGGAAGAATATTAGGAGACTATCTCAAAAGTAGAGACGAAAACATACCTAAACAAGCTCTGCATCTCTTGTTTTCTGCAAACAGATGGGAAgaaat gaACAACATTAAGCAAGTACTAGAATCTGGCACACATGTTATAACCGATCGATACGCCTACTCAGGAATCTCATATTCAGTAGGAGCAGAA GGTTTAAACTTCGATTGGTGCACAATCCCAGATAAGGGTCTAATACAACCTGACGTCGTGTTTTATATGGACATAGAACCGGAACAAACAACATCAAGAGGGGATTTTG GAGTtgaaatttatgaaaacaTAGAACACCTAAGAAGTGTACATCAAGCTTTCAAAAAGTTCACACACCTGCCCTATTGGAACAATATACAAGCATTTGGAGACCAAAACgtataa
- a CDS encoding 60S ribosomal protein L27a yields the protein MTTRFKKCRKLRGHVSAGHGRIGKHRKHPGGRGKAGGDSHHRILFDKFHPGYFGKVGMRHFHKMKNQYYMRTVNVNKLWDLVPEETRKECEANPGKAPVLDVMKLGCFKVLGTGKMPPKPLVVKARLFSKTAEKKIKEAGGACVLVA from the exons ATGACTACCAGATTTAAGAAATGCCGCAAGCTCAGAGGCCACGTTTCCGCAGGCCACGGAAGAATTGGGAAGCACAGGAAGCATCCTGGCGGTCGTGGTAAGGCCGGAGGCGACAGTCACCATAGAATCCTGTTTGATAAATTCCACCCAGGTTATTTCGGAAAG GTCGGTATGAGGCACTTCCACAAGATGAAGAACCAGTACTATATGCGAACTGTGAACGTGAATAAGCTGTGGGACCTTGTCCCCGAGGAGACTCGCAAGGAGTGTGAAGCGAACCCGGGCAAGGCTCCCGTCCTCGACGTCATGAAGTTGGGATGTTTCAAGGTTCTCGGCACTGGTAAAATGCCTCCAAAGCCCCTGGTCGTCAAGGCCCGCCTCTTCAGCAAGACTGCTGAGAAGAAGATCAAGGAGGCAGGCGGCGCCTGTGTTTTAGTTGCCTAA
- a CDS encoding cyclin-dependent protein kinase PHO85 homologue: MGFSYSMDKKEANNIPVSAENLALDNTLTNENSTSQPKEVDSDSFSDASDESSSIFGDSTSSDNYYDPKWIRPEGIHKPANITESMKFVKLLGKGVYGDVHLCHPKSDPSKLFAVKRVRQAHFPVDSIFGLEQNTIKELHALRSLKRHHVNIVKLFDYCSTVESTNNHSETCIVFYLIFELCDMDLSHFVKENSEAYKPHHMDLIQCALNHANSDDCKIYDLLTYSQNVYINDKLNNKTNLKDKIPLPALDEDLAKVIMYQLLQGLSFLHSNRIIHRDIKPQNILLKKSEVGEDSFATRKSPSRWQVKIADLGLSTIVPPRYVANMTEEVVTLLYRPPELLLGDCKYTTAVDIWSTAVTVAECLIGKPVFRGRTEFSVLMRIICTVGCSPISEVDRLSEKLKYLSTHGNLQTSIPHIQRDPYDSLRKVFTDHFGRPLISELGLDLMVRMLRFLPEERITAKEALKHPWFRGIRKLLKPSVVEKYEKLKCVMPIGYNDMMPLACLGKIKRFNKALKKRKFVHSIGFDSYVAQFMV; this comes from the exons atgGGATTCTCTTACAGTATGGATAAAAAAGAAGCAAATAATATACCGGTATCTGCCGAAAATCTGGCATTGGATAATACGTTGACCAATGAAAACTCAACTAGTCAACCTAAAGAAGTAGATAGTGATTCGTTTTCTGATGCAAGCGATGAGTCATCCTCTATATTTGGTGATTCTACCAGTAGTGATAATTACTATGACCCTAAATGGATAAGGCCAGAGGGTATCCATAAACCAGCCAACATAACTGAATCTATGAAGTTTGTTAAGTTATTAGGGAAAGGAGTTTATGGCGATGTCCACCTGTGTCACCCCAAGAGCGATCCATCGAAATTGTTTGCAGTGAAAAGGGTGCGCCAAGCCCATTTTCCCGTCGATAGCATCTTTGGGCTTGAGCAGAACACAATAAAGGAGCTGCACGCCCTTAGATCGCTAAAAAGACATCATGTTAATATTGTCAAACTATTCGACTACTGCTCGACAGTCGAGTCTACGAACAATCACTCTGAAACGTGCATTGTTTTCTACCTTATTTTTGAGCTTTGTGACATGGACCTGAGTCATTTTGTCAAAGAAAATTCGGAAGCTTACAAGCCGCATCACATGGATTTGATCCAATGCGCTCTAAACCACGCAAACTCTGACGATTGTAAGATATATGACCTGCTGACGTACTCACAAAACGTATATATTAACGATAAACTGAACAATAAGACCAACCTCAAGGATAAAATACCGCTTCCGGCATTGGATGAAGACCTTGCAAAGGTCATCATGTATCAGTTGTTGCAAGGGCTGTCCTTTTTACACTCAAACAGAATAATACACAGAGACATAAAGCCCCAAAACATATTACTCAAGAAGAGTGAGGTTGGTGAAGACTCGTTTGCAACTAGAAAATCGCCGTCTAGATG GCAAGTGAAGATAGCTGATCTGGGCCTTTCCACTATAGTCCCGCCGAGATATGTTGCAAATATGACTGAGGAGGTAGTCACTCTGCTCTATAGGCCTCCAGAACTGCTTCTAGGTGACTGCAAGTACACGACGGCAGTTGATATATGGTCAACGGCGGTCACTGTTG CTGAATGCCTGATCGGGAAGCCCGTGTTCAGAGGGAGGACGGAGTTCAGCGTGCTAATGAGGATCATCTGCACGGTTGGGTGCTCGCCGATCTCAGAAGTGGATAGGTTGTCGGAAAAGCTGAAGTACCTGTCG ACTCATGGAAACCTGCAGACGAGCATACCGCACATTCAGAGAGACCCTTACGACAGTCTGAGGAAGGTGTTCACGGATCACTTTGGAAGGCCGCTCATCAGCGAGCTCGGCCTGGATCTGATGGTGAGGATGCTGAGGTTCCTGCCGGAGGAAAGGATAACTGCGAAGGAAGCACTAAAACACCCCTGGTTCAGGGGTATAAGAAAACTACTGAAGCCCTCGGTGGTAGAAAAATACGAAAAactcaaatgtgtaatgcCCATAGGATACAATGATATGATGCCCTTGGCCTGCCTCGGAAAAATCAAAAGGTTCAACAAGGCGctgaaaaaaaggaaattcGTGCACAGTATTGGTTTTGACAGTTATGTAGCCCAATTTATGGTGTAG
- a CDS encoding predicted protein: protein MSSQFNLTQPLFGTTNTNLAGTSSNTLATGLNSQEAFQNTQITNFQPLQNVDSAITILHLTTLIPQWKGHFDIIEKMILSLDQSITSVEEVIAQMDSNLYIFLGTYSLTKGMLNNITIHQIIFFKEVNDMLAHHHVQNWLTVRARRQCESAVKKEQENEGNNHQVPNNLSVELSKKMVEMVRKLIDKINDVNEEVKTLMELDLLQVPNYINSVVESSKTRIIKISEKLTDLLNDIDYRKNSTRITDPPLALRETAIMNGKDKKDSKNTNKNGYELILGNPVKILTSPGNQSELRKRFMDALGIKQKRVTIVSEMNQVKMQIRYLRKFNTSYDDKQLPSLKDKGINITDILGPMQQNQTMLTQGARPTDLTGTTMGSLLPSGGGTGIFGATTGTGTSNLFGSTTSGFGTTGATTGSSNLFGTTGTGTSNLFGTGAGTTTGTSNLFGTTSGTTTGTSNLFGGTTTGASNLFGSTTGTTTGTSNLFGSTPGTTTGTSGLFGTTPTTTGTTGTSNLFGTTSGTTGLFGTTSTTPTTQFGSTTTGFGASTFGAPSQTTTGSTFGGGSTSGFGTTGATTGSSNLFGTTGTGTSNLFGTGAGTTTGTSNLFGTTSGTTTGTSNLFGGTTTGASNLFGSTTGTTTGTSNLFGSTPGTTTGTSGLFGTTPTTTGTTGTSNLFGTTSGTTGLFGTTSTTPTTQFGSTTTGFGASTFGAPSQTTTGSTFGGGSTSGFGTTGATTGSSNLFGTTGTGTSNLFGTGAGTTTGTSNLFGTTSGTTTGTSNLFGGTTTGASNLFGSTTGTTTGTSNLFGSTPGTTTGTSGLFGTTPTTTGTTGTSNLFGTTSGTTGLFGTTSTTPTTQFGSTTTGFGASTFGAPSQTTTGSTFGGGSTSGFGTTGATTGSSNLFGTTGTGTSNLFGTGAGTTTGTSNLFGTTSGTTTGTSNLFGGTSTGASNLFGGTNTGPMNQFGAMNAPGTTNMFGGNPTGSTSLFGASNPGSNSLFGPVKNTTTDSNFFGKGSTSSSSLFGSNTKQKVPGTDITVYQPPGNFGGFNQTQK from the coding sequence atgtcATCACAGTTTAACTTAACGCAGCCATTATTCGGAACAACAAACACCAATTTGGCTGGAACCAGTTCTAACACGCTTGCAACCGGCCTCAATAGCCAGGAAGCATTCCAGaacacacaaataacaaatttcCAGCCTCTACAAAATGTAGATTCAGCAATTACAATACTCCACCTAACAACCCTGATACCGCAATGGAAAGGACATTTCGATATCATAGAGAAAATGATACTTTCTCTGGACCAGTCGATAACGAGCGTGGAAGAAGTAATCGCACAAATGGACTCAAACCTGTACATTTTCCTGGGCACATACAGCCTCACGAAGGGGATGTTGAATAACATAACAATCCACCAGATCATTTTCTTCAAGGAAGTTAACGATATGCTGGCCCACCATCACGTTCAAAACTGGTTAACAGTGAGAGCGAGAAGACAGTGTGAATCAGCAGTGAAAAAAGAACAAGAAAATGAAGGAAATAACCACCAAGTGCCAAATAACCTGTCGGTGGAACTGTCGAAAAAGATGGTTGAAATGGTAAGGAAGCTAATAGATAAGATAAATGACGTAAACGAAGAAGTTAAAACCCTGATGGAATTGGACCTGCTTCAAGTGCCAAATTACATAAACTCAGTGGTGGAAAGCAGTAAGACCAGGATCATCAAAATATCTGAGAAGCTAACAGACCTGCTGAACGACATAGACTATCGCAAAAATTCAACAAGGATCACAGATCCACCATTAGCACTAAGGGAAACGGCTATCATGAATGGAAAAGACAAAAAAGATTCtaaaaataccaataaaaATGGGTATGAGTTGATTCTGGGTAATCCAGTGAAGATATTGACTTCACCAGGAAATCAGAGCGAGTTGAGGAAGAGGTTCATGGACGCATTGGGAATTAAGCAGAAGAGGGTCACGATCGTGTCAGAAATGAACCAGGTGAAGATGCAAATAAGATACCTAAGAAAGTTCAACACATCTTACGACGATAAACAGCTACCTTCTCTCAAGGATAAGGGAATCAACATAACTGACATCCTGGGTCCAATGCAGCAGAATCAAACAATGCTTACTCAGGGAGCAAGGCCTACAGATTTGACGGGGACCACAATGGGCAGCCTTTTACCATCTGGAGGGGGCACCGGTATCTTTGGTGCAACTACGGGTACCGGTACGAGTAACTTGTTCGGCTCAACTACCTCAGGATTTGGTACTACTGGTGCTACTACTGGCAGTTCCAACTTGTTTGGTACTACGGGCACTGGTACTAGTAACTTATTTGGCACTGGTGCTGGTACTACCACAGGTACTAGTAATTTGTTTGGAACGACTTCTGGCACTACTACGGGTACTAGTAATCTTTTCGGTGGTACTACAACTGGTGCCAGTAACCTATTTGGAAGCACAACTGGTACTACGACTGGAACTAGTAATTTGTTTGGTAGCACACCTGGTACGACTACTGGTACTAGTGGTTTGTTTGGAACCACACCTACTACCACTGGTACAACTGGCACTAGTAACTTGTTTGGAACTACTAGTGGAACCACTGGTTTATTTGGTACTACTAGCACAACACCGACGACTCAATTTGGATCTACGACTACAGGATTTGGAGCGAGTACATTTGGAGCACCTTCACAAACGACAACTGGAAGTACTTTTGGTGGTGGAAGTACCTCAGGATTTGGTACTACTGGTGCTACTACTGGCAGTTCCAACTTGTTTGGTACTACGGGCACTGGTACTAGTAACTTATTTGGCACTGGTGCTGGTACTACCACAGGTACTAGTAATTTGTTTGGAACGACTTCTGGCACTACTACGGGTACTAGTAACCTTTTCGGTGGTACTACAACTGGTGCCAGTAACCTATTTGGAAGCACAACTGGTACTACGACTGGAACTAGTAATTTGTTTGGTAGCACTCCTGGTACGACTACTGGTACTAGTGGTTTGTTTGGAACCACACCTACTACCACTGGTACAACTGGCACTAGTAACTTGTTTGGAACTACTAGTGGAACCACTGGTTTATTTGGTACTACTAGCACAACACCGACGACTCAATTTGGATCTACGACTACAGGATTTGGAGCGAGTACATTTGGAGCACCTTCACAAACGACAACTGGAAGTACTTTTGGTGGTGGAAGTACCTCAGGATTTGGTACTACTGGTGCTACTACTGGCAGTTCCAACTTGTTTGGTACTACGGGCACTGGTACTAGTAACTTATTTGGCACTGGTGCTGGTACTACCACAGGTACTAGTAATTTGTTTGGAACGACTTCTGGCACTACTACGGGTACTAGTAACCTTTTCGGTGGTACTACAACTGGTGCCAGTAACCTATTTGGAAGCACAACTGGTACTACGACTGGAACTAGTAATTTGTTTGGTAGCACTCCTGGTACGACTACTGGTACTAGTGGTTTGTTTGGAACCACACCTACTACCACTGGTACAACTGGCACTAGTAACTTGTTTGGAACTACTAGTGGAACCACTGGTTTATTTGGTACTACTAGCACAACACCGACGACTCAATTTGGATCTACGACTACAGGATTTGGAGCGAGTACATTTGGAGCACCTTCACAAACGACAACTGGAAGTACTTTTGGTGGTGGAAGTACCTCAGGATTTGGTACTACTGGTGCTACTACTGGCAGTTCCAACTTGTTTGGTACTACGGGCACTGGTACTAGTAACTTATTTGGCACTGGTGCTGGTACTACCACAGGTACTAGTAATTTGTTTGGAACGACTTCTGGCACTACTACGGGTACTAGTAACCTTTTCGGTGGTACTTCAACTGGTGCCAGTAACCTGTTTGGTGGCACTAATACCGGCCCCATGAATCAGTTTGGAGCGATGAATGCACCAGGGACTACTAACATGTTTGGCGGCAATCCCACGGGTTCTACCAGCCTATTCGGTGCCTCAAACCCAGGTTCCAACAGCCTGTTTGGCCCCGTCAAGAACACAACTACCGATTCCAACTTTTTCGGAAAAGGTTCAACCTCGTCGTCTAGTTTGTTCGGGTCAAACACGAAGCAGAAGGTCCCGGGGACTGATATTACCGTGTACCAACCACCCGGGAACTTCGGTGGCTTCAACCAGACGCAAAAGTAG